Proteins found in one Campylobacter lari genomic segment:
- a CDS encoding MnmA/TRMU family protein — MKALALFSGGLDSMLAIKLISSQGIEVKALNINIGFGGTCDKSELMAKRAAMAGASFEMIDVRNAYLQEVLFNPQYGYGKHFNPCIDCHAFMFKTALSMLKDENASFIITGEVVGQRPMSQRNDAMAKVKKLAFDEEDLILRPMCAKNLPLTKPEREGWVDREKLENISGRSRKRQLELAAKFGFEDFESPGGGCLLTLESFSNKIKDFIKFDKNIEVNDAQLLKYGRHLRLPNGSKMIVGRNELENQFLKELKTQKYEELKLFDLIGAYSLVDENINPQDLELALSIALTYAKTQNNTKYKIGFKDKIFQSIAFENKNKIQEYFIN, encoded by the coding sequence ATGAAAGCATTAGCACTTTTTAGTGGCGGGCTTGATTCTATGCTTGCTATAAAACTCATAAGCTCTCAAGGCATAGAAGTAAAAGCTTTAAATATAAACATAGGCTTTGGTGGCACATGTGATAAAAGCGAACTCATGGCAAAACGCGCTGCTATGGCAGGAGCTAGTTTTGAGATGATAGATGTAAGAAATGCGTATTTGCAAGAAGTTTTATTTAATCCTCAATATGGATACGGAAAGCATTTTAACCCTTGTATAGATTGTCATGCTTTTATGTTTAAAACCGCTCTTTCTATGTTAAAAGATGAAAATGCAAGCTTTATCATCACAGGGGAAGTAGTTGGTCAACGCCCAATGAGCCAAAGAAATGATGCTATGGCCAAGGTTAAAAAACTAGCCTTTGATGAAGAGGATCTGATCTTGCGTCCAATGTGTGCTAAAAATTTACCTTTAACCAAACCTGAGCGCGAGGGTTGGGTTGATAGAGAAAAGTTAGAAAACATAAGTGGAAGAAGTAGAAAAAGACAACTTGAACTAGCTGCCAAATTTGGATTTGAAGATTTTGAAAGTCCAGGTGGCGGGTGTTTACTCACACTTGAAAGCTTTTCAAATAAAATCAAAGATTTTATTAAATTTGATAAAAATATAGAAGTTAACGATGCACAACTTTTAAAATATGGACGCCACTTAAGACTTCCAAATGGCTCTAAAATGATAGTAGGTAGAAATGAACTAGAAAATCAATTTTTAAAAGAATTAAAAACTCAAAAATATGAAGAATTAAAGCTTTTTGATTTAATAGGTGCCTATTCTTTGGTGGATGAAAATATCAATCCACAAGATCTTGAACTTGCTCTAAGCATAGCACTAACTTATGCTAAAACTCAAAATAATACAAAATACAAAATAGGTTTTAAAGATAAAATTTTCCAAAGTATAGCTTTTGAAAATAAAAACAAAATTCAAGAATATTTTATAAATTAA